In Scomber japonicus isolate fScoJap1 chromosome 21, fScoJap1.pri, whole genome shotgun sequence, one DNA window encodes the following:
- the si:dkey-12l12.1 gene encoding uncharacterized protein si:dkey-12l12.1 — MGFTIWLCVLCLQASLLSHALDCSGATQGELCVSGQTADEQNDDQRQQRALPLKEGLVFFRRKRQLEHRGPTHVSHSSQPGAVSVKGFPNTLIQADRSRRHLAQNATKKKNKRKSRVGSFSLLSNDKKSTPLQVTRAKRQVKNEMPKRGKSGRSGAFSVLGDPQIDEQSDRPKRSIRKTNAAK, encoded by the exons ATGGGGTTTACTATCTGGCTGTGCGTGCTCTGCCTGCAGGCGAGCCTGCTGTCACATGCCCTCGACTGTTCAGGAGCAACCCAAGGAGAGCTGTGTGTCAGTGGACAGACCGCAGACGAACAG AATGATGATCAGAGGCAGCAGAGGGCGCTACCCTTAAAAGAAGGACTG GTTTTCTTCAGACGTAAGAGACAGTTGGAGCATAGGGGTCCCACCCACGTGAGTCACTCCAGCCAGCCTGGGGCCGTCTCTGTCAAAGGCTTCCCTAACACTCTCATCCAG GCTGATAGGTCCAGGAGACACTTGGCTCAAAATGCGACtaagaaaaagaacaaacgTAAATCCCGCGTCggctccttctccctccttagCAACGACAAGAAATCCACCCCCCTACAG GTGACCAGAGCAAAGAGACAGGTGAAAAACGAAATGCCCAAACGAGGGAAGTCAGGCCGTTCTGGGGCCTTCTCTGTTCTG GGAGACCCGCAGATTGACGAACAGTCTGACCGACCCAAAAGAAGCATACGGAAGACAAATgctgcaaaatga